The proteins below come from a single Gordonia pseudamarae genomic window:
- a CDS encoding M50 family metallopeptidase, giving the protein MMFALGVVLFALALVLSVAWHECGHMWAAQATGMKVRRYFVGFGPTVWSVRRGETEYGVKALPFGGFCDIAGMTPYDELAEDERDRAMFRQKPWKRFVVLLAGPAQNFVLGFVLIYFVAIFAGLPNLRDDADHAPVYVEKVGCVASATDAAGELLPCTGVAPAEVAGLRPGDRIVAINGSPVDNNSDLISTTQRTLGTASVQVVRGGQTVDLQIPVTQVERKMRNSDGTFKSVTVGAIGVTLTRPDPIGPLEYNALSAIPGTFEFTGHLVTATWDALLSLPSKIDDLWTAVTGGPRGEDTPVSVYGASAMGGEAAERGAWSVFFMLLITINFFLGFFNLVPLLPLDGGHMAIVGYEKCRDTVRRWMGRAGGGPVDYMKLMPLTYAVVIVMGAFMVLTVTADIINPIRLW; this is encoded by the coding sequence GTGATGTTCGCGCTCGGCGTGGTGCTCTTCGCCCTTGCCCTGGTGCTGTCGGTGGCGTGGCACGAATGTGGTCACATGTGGGCCGCACAGGCCACCGGTATGAAGGTGCGGCGGTATTTCGTCGGTTTCGGGCCGACAGTGTGGTCCGTGCGCCGAGGGGAGACCGAGTACGGCGTGAAGGCGCTGCCGTTCGGCGGGTTCTGCGATATCGCGGGGATGACCCCGTACGACGAACTCGCAGAGGACGAACGCGATCGTGCGATGTTCCGGCAGAAGCCGTGGAAGCGGTTCGTGGTGCTGCTCGCCGGTCCGGCACAGAATTTCGTACTCGGTTTTGTGCTCATCTATTTCGTGGCGATCTTCGCGGGGCTGCCGAATCTGCGGGACGACGCCGATCACGCTCCGGTGTATGTGGAGAAGGTGGGCTGTGTGGCGTCGGCAACCGATGCCGCGGGCGAGTTGCTGCCGTGTACCGGGGTGGCCCCGGCCGAGGTGGCGGGCCTGCGACCGGGTGACCGGATCGTGGCGATCAACGGCTCGCCGGTTGACAACAACAGTGATCTGATCTCGACGACGCAGCGCACCCTGGGCACCGCGTCGGTGCAGGTAGTGCGTGGTGGGCAGACGGTGGACCTGCAGATCCCGGTGACGCAGGTGGAACGCAAGATGCGGAACTCGGACGGCACCTTCAAGAGCGTCACCGTCGGTGCGATCGGTGTGACCTTGACACGTCCGGACCCGATCGGTCCGCTGGAGTACAACGCGTTGTCGGCGATACCTGGGACGTTCGAGTTCACCGGGCATCTGGTGACCGCGACCTGGGATGCGTTGTTGTCGTTGCCGTCGAAGATCGACGACCTGTGGACGGCGGTGACGGGCGGTCCGCGTGGCGAGGACACCCCGGTCAGTGTGTACGGCGCGTCGGCGATGGGTGGGGAGGCCGCCGAGCGTGGCGCCTGGAGCGTGTTCTTCATGCTCCTGATCACGATCAACTTCTTCCTGGGCTTCTTCAATTTGGTGCCGCTACTACCATTGGATGGTGGACACATGGCCATCGTCGGGTACGAGAAGTGCCGGGATACGGTGCGCCGGTGGATGGGCCGGGCCGGTGGCGGCCCGGTCGACTACATGAAGTTGATGCCGTTGACCTACGCGGTGGTGATCGTGATGGGAGCGTTCATGGTGCTGACGGTGACCGCCGACATCATCAACCCCATCAGGTTGTGGTGA
- the ispG gene encoding flavodoxin-dependent (E)-4-hydroxy-3-methylbut-2-enyl-diphosphate synthase — MNSPVAQGAPAASGSGPMAIGLGMPPAPPPVLAPRRKTRQIMVGSVGVGSDHPISVQSMCTTKTHDVNSTLQQIAQLTASGCDMVRVACPRQEDAEALPEIARKANIPVIADIHFQPKYIFAAIDAGCAAVRVNPGNIKEFDGRVKEVAKAAGAAGIPIRIGVNAGSLDKRLMEKYGKATPEALVESALWEASLFEEHGFGDIKISVKHNDPVIMVEAYRQLAAQCDYPLHLGVTEAGPAFQGTIKSAVAFGSLLSEGIGDTIRVSLSAPPAEEIKVGDAILQSLNLRPRKLEIVSCPSCGRAQVDVYRLANEVTAGLEGMEVPLRVAVMGCVVNGPGEAREADLGVASGNGKGQIFVKGEVIKTVPESQIVETLIDEALRIAEESGQTEQDRESGPPVVTVM, encoded by the coding sequence ATGAACTCCCCAGTCGCACAAGGAGCCCCGGCAGCGTCGGGCAGTGGCCCCATGGCCATCGGGCTCGGTATGCCGCCGGCGCCGCCGCCTGTGCTGGCGCCCCGCCGCAAGACCCGCCAGATCATGGTGGGGTCGGTCGGTGTCGGCAGCGACCACCCGATTTCGGTTCAGTCGATGTGCACTACCAAGACGCACGATGTGAACTCGACGCTGCAGCAGATCGCGCAGCTGACGGCGTCTGGCTGCGACATGGTCCGGGTGGCCTGCCCGCGCCAGGAGGACGCCGAGGCGCTGCCGGAGATCGCCCGCAAGGCCAACATCCCGGTCATCGCGGACATACACTTCCAGCCGAAATACATCTTCGCCGCCATCGACGCCGGCTGTGCGGCGGTGCGCGTGAATCCCGGCAACATCAAGGAATTCGACGGCCGCGTCAAGGAGGTCGCCAAAGCCGCGGGTGCCGCCGGGATTCCCATCCGTATCGGTGTGAACGCCGGTTCGCTCGACAAGCGGCTGATGGAGAAGTACGGCAAGGCCACCCCGGAGGCGCTGGTCGAGTCGGCGTTGTGGGAAGCGAGCCTGTTCGAGGAGCACGGCTTCGGCGACATCAAGATCTCGGTCAAGCACAACGACCCGGTCATCATGGTGGAGGCCTACCGGCAGCTCGCCGCCCAGTGCGACTACCCGCTGCACCTGGGTGTGACCGAGGCCGGGCCCGCCTTTCAGGGCACCATCAAATCGGCGGTGGCGTTCGGTTCGCTGCTGTCCGAAGGCATCGGCGACACCATCAGGGTGTCGTTGTCGGCGCCGCCCGCCGAGGAGATCAAGGTGGGCGATGCGATCCTGCAGTCGCTGAACCTGCGCCCGCGCAAGCTGGAGATCGTGTCCTGCCCGTCGTGCGGCCGGGCACAGGTGGATGTGTACAGGCTGGCCAACGAGGTGACCGCCGGGCTCGAAGGCATGGAGGTTCCGTTGCGGGTCGCGGTGATGGGGTGCGTGGTCAACGGACCCGGTGAGGCCAGGGAGGCAGACCTCGGTGTGGCCTCTGGAAACGGCAAAGGACAGATCTTCGTCAAGGGCGAGGTCATCAAGACGGTGCCCGAATCGCAGATTGTGGAGACCTTGATCGACGAAGCGCTGCGAATCGCGGAGGAATCCGGGCAAACTGAACAGGACAGGGAATCCGGTCCTCCGGTGGTCACGGTCATGTGA
- a CDS encoding GNAT family N-acetyltransferase, producing MLNVVGHRPLGLRDAAAVADVLASDPVPMCMVAARCEVHGLNPRLLGGALWTADHPSTSLCFSGANLIPLLGSRSDLTYFADRALSRPRACSSVVGPADLVAPLWEDLVTEWGPAREVRPDQPLMALDGPPAAAPDPAVRLVTEDDLDAYLPAAIDMFIGEVGVDPRAGDGGVSYRRRLLSLIAANRVFARFEDGQVVFKAEVGSMSSKVGQIQGVWVDPARRGAGLGSAGTAAVAQAIVAGGRTASLYVNNFNAPARAAYLRIGFVQVGTFATVLID from the coding sequence GTGCTGAATGTGGTGGGACATCGACCGCTCGGCCTTCGTGATGCCGCCGCGGTCGCCGACGTACTGGCCTCGGACCCCGTGCCGATGTGTATGGTGGCGGCACGGTGCGAGGTGCACGGACTCAACCCCCGACTGCTCGGCGGCGCGTTGTGGACCGCCGACCACCCGTCGACGTCGCTGTGCTTCTCCGGAGCCAACCTCATTCCGCTGCTCGGTTCCCGTTCGGACCTGACGTATTTCGCCGATCGCGCGTTGTCGCGCCCGCGGGCGTGTTCGTCGGTCGTCGGCCCGGCGGATCTGGTCGCACCATTGTGGGAGGACCTGGTGACCGAGTGGGGTCCGGCGCGTGAGGTGCGGCCCGATCAGCCGCTGATGGCGCTCGACGGACCGCCCGCGGCCGCGCCCGATCCCGCGGTGCGCCTGGTCACCGAGGACGACCTGGACGCCTATCTGCCCGCGGCCATCGACATGTTCATCGGCGAGGTCGGGGTGGACCCCCGTGCCGGTGACGGCGGCGTCTCCTACCGGCGCCGGCTGTTGTCTCTCATCGCCGCCAACCGGGTATTCGCGCGGTTCGAGGACGGGCAGGTGGTCTTTAAGGCCGAGGTCGGGTCGATGTCGAGCAAGGTCGGCCAGATTCAGGGAGTGTGGGTCGATCCGGCGCGGCGCGGCGCGGGTCTGGGTTCGGCGGGCACCGCCGCGGTCGCGCAGGCCATCGTCGCGGGCGGGCGCACCGCGAGCCTGTATGTGAACAATTTCAACGCCCCGGCCCGGGCGGCCTATCTGCGTATCGGGTTCGTGCAGGTGGGCACGTTCGCAACCGTCCTCATCGACTGA
- a CDS encoding metallopeptidase TldD-related protein encodes MIGATEVIDSILAHAQRLAGADETIVIVTDRAEASLRWAGNSMTTNGESVQRVTTVVAVVRRAGSAHVGTVTTTDVDPDALAGVVRAAQTAAATARPADDAFALITGTGTPVDWDDGPARTGADVFGGIAGALRHGFDASGGSDRLYGFAHHLVDTIWLATSTGVRRRYTQPTGSVQINAKRGDASAWSGVSTPWFDDVPVEPMLADLSTRLDRAAHTVELPAGRYETLLPPSAVADLMLSLSAVMTGRGAQEGRTAMSAPGGGTRVGEKLTDMGLTLSSDPAAAGLECAPFVFTGTSSEMMSVFDNGCDIGRVDWIRDGVINTLAHSRADAAAFGTARATGASNLLMTGGDAGLDEMIANTGRGLLLTTLWYIREVDPTTLLLTGLTRDGVYLIEDGTVTGAVNNFRFNESPLDLLRRATQAGVSEITLPREWSDWATRAQMPSLRIPDFHMSSVSRAQ; translated from the coding sequence ATGATCGGGGCCACCGAGGTCATCGACTCGATCCTGGCGCACGCACAGCGGCTCGCGGGTGCCGACGAGACGATCGTCATCGTCACTGACCGGGCCGAGGCATCCCTGCGCTGGGCGGGCAACTCGATGACCACCAACGGTGAATCGGTACAGCGGGTCACCACTGTCGTGGCCGTCGTGCGCCGCGCCGGATCCGCCCACGTCGGCACCGTCACCACCACCGATGTCGACCCCGACGCCCTCGCCGGGGTGGTGCGGGCCGCGCAGACGGCGGCCGCGACGGCACGTCCGGCCGACGACGCGTTCGCGCTGATCACCGGCACCGGGACCCCGGTGGACTGGGACGACGGCCCCGCCCGGACCGGGGCGGACGTGTTCGGTGGAATCGCGGGCGCGTTGCGGCACGGGTTCGACGCATCCGGCGGCTCCGACAGGCTCTACGGCTTCGCCCACCACCTCGTCGACACCATCTGGCTGGCGACGTCCACCGGGGTGCGGCGCCGATACACCCAACCCACCGGGTCGGTGCAGATCAACGCCAAACGGGGCGATGCGAGCGCGTGGTCCGGTGTCAGCACCCCCTGGTTCGACGATGTTCCCGTCGAACCGATGCTCGCCGACCTGTCGACCCGCTTGGACCGGGCGGCACACACCGTCGAACTGCCGGCGGGCCGGTACGAGACGCTGCTGCCGCCGTCGGCGGTCGCCGACCTGATGCTGTCGCTGAGCGCGGTGATGACCGGGCGCGGCGCCCAGGAGGGCCGCACCGCGATGTCGGCGCCCGGCGGCGGCACCCGGGTGGGCGAGAAGCTGACCGACATGGGCCTGACATTGAGTTCGGACCCGGCCGCCGCCGGGCTCGAATGCGCACCGTTCGTGTTCACCGGCACGTCGTCGGAAATGATGTCGGTGTTCGACAACGGATGCGACATCGGACGCGTCGACTGGATCCGCGACGGCGTCATCAACACGCTCGCCCATTCGCGTGCCGACGCCGCCGCATTCGGCACCGCACGGGCCACCGGAGCGTCGAATCTGCTGATGACCGGCGGCGACGCCGGCCTCGACGAGATGATCGCGAACACCGGGCGCGGCCTGCTGCTGACCACCCTCTGGTACATCCGCGAGGTCGATCCCACCACGCTGCTGCTCACCGGATTGACCCGCGACGGGGTGTATCTGATCGAGGACGGAACGGTGACCGGCGCGGTCAACAACTTCCGCTTCAACGAATCCCCGCTGGACCTGCTGCGCCGCGCCACACAGGCCGGCGTCAGCGAGATCACGCTGCCCCGCGAATGGTCCGACTGGGCAACCCGGGCACAGATGCCGTCACTACGCATCCCGGACTTCCACATGTCGTCGGTGAGCCGGGCGCAATAG
- a CDS encoding TldD/PmbA family protein has translation MTASRDVDPDFLALPRHQLADAALSAALAAGASYADLRLHRLSNESVQLRDGGLESAATAGEIGLAVRVIVEGTWGFASHPELTTDVAAATARRAVAVATTLAVLNTERIEQADEPVYDDATWVSAYGIDPFAVPTADKVALLADHSGRLLAADGVDHVTAAVMCVKEQTFYADTFGSSITQQRVRVQPHIDATAVDTAAGTFETMTTLAPPSARGWETLADDSVWDWTTELATIPELLAEKVKAPGVVAGPTDLVIDPTNLWLTIHESIGHATEYDRAIGYEAAYAGTSFATPDKLGTMRYGSPAMTVTADRTAEHGLATVGFDDEGVAAQQWDLVREGVFVGYQLDRVFARKLGLPRSNGCSYADSPHHVPIQRMANVSLAPAADNTTTDDLISGVDDGIYVVGDKSWSIDMQRYNFQFTGQRFYRIRGGRLDGQLRDVAYQATTTDFWNSMEAVGGPSTWRLGGAFNCGKAQPGQVAAVSHGCPSALFRGINVLNTAAEGDH, from the coding sequence GTGACCGCCTCACGCGACGTCGACCCCGACTTTCTCGCCCTGCCGCGACACCAACTGGCCGATGCGGCACTCTCGGCGGCGCTCGCCGCGGGCGCCTCCTACGCGGACCTGCGGCTGCACCGGCTCAGCAACGAGAGCGTGCAACTGCGCGACGGCGGACTGGAGTCCGCGGCCACCGCCGGTGAGATCGGCCTCGCCGTGCGGGTGATCGTCGAGGGCACCTGGGGATTCGCCTCCCATCCCGAACTGACCACCGATGTGGCGGCCGCGACCGCGCGGCGGGCCGTCGCGGTGGCGACCACGCTGGCCGTTCTGAACACCGAACGCATCGAGCAGGCCGACGAGCCGGTGTACGACGATGCGACGTGGGTCTCGGCCTACGGTATCGATCCCTTCGCGGTGCCCACCGCCGACAAGGTCGCGCTGCTCGCCGACCACTCGGGACGACTGCTGGCCGCCGACGGCGTCGACCACGTGACCGCCGCGGTGATGTGCGTCAAGGAGCAGACCTTCTACGCCGACACGTTCGGCAGTTCGATCACCCAGCAGCGGGTGCGGGTGCAGCCGCACATCGACGCCACCGCCGTGGACACCGCCGCCGGAACGTTCGAGACGATGACGACGCTCGCGCCGCCGTCCGCACGCGGCTGGGAGACCCTCGCCGATGACTCCGTGTGGGACTGGACCACCGAACTGGCCACGATCCCGGAGCTGCTGGCCGAAAAGGTGAAGGCACCCGGGGTGGTCGCCGGGCCCACCGACCTGGTGATCGATCCGACCAACCTGTGGCTGACCATCCACGAATCGATCGGCCACGCGACCGAGTACGACCGGGCCATCGGCTACGAGGCCGCGTACGCCGGCACCTCGTTCGCCACCCCCGACAAACTCGGCACCATGCGGTACGGGTCACCCGCGATGACCGTCACCGCCGACCGCACCGCCGAACACGGGCTGGCAACCGTCGGATTCGACGACGAAGGAGTGGCCGCGCAGCAGTGGGATCTGGTGCGCGAGGGCGTCTTCGTCGGATATCAGCTCGACCGGGTGTTCGCGCGCAAGCTCGGGCTCCCCCGATCCAACGGCTGCTCGTACGCCGACTCACCGCACCACGTGCCCATCCAGCGGATGGCCAACGTCAGCCTGGCCCCCGCCGCCGACAACACCACCACCGACGACCTCATCTCCGGCGTCGATGACGGCATCTACGTGGTCGGCGACAAATCATGGTCGATCGACATGCAGCGCTACAACTTTCAGTTCACCGGCCAGCGCTTCTACCGCATCCGGGGCGGCAGGCTCGACGGCCAGCTCCGCGACGTCGCCTACCAGGCCACCACCACCGACTTCTGGAACTCGATGGAGGCGGTGGGCGGGCCGTCGACCTGGCGGCTCGGTGGGGCCTTCAACTGCGGAAAGGCCCAACCAGGGCAGGTCGCGGCCGTCAGCCACGGCTGCCCGTCGGCGTTGTTCCGCGGGATCAACGTGCTCAACACTGCCGCGGAAGGAGACCATTGA